In Erigeron canadensis isolate Cc75 chromosome 1, C_canadensis_v1, whole genome shotgun sequence, a single window of DNA contains:
- the LOC122589250 gene encoding protein ANTAGONIST OF LIKE HETEROCHROMATIN PROTEIN 1-like — protein MIDYFIEDSTFAPHTILAAFSNEKELFMRIIRDIQSYSLSPKPRHFTRMEDLRVNARKRVGFSTIHKCVSAIRQLTYSKSPDSLDEYLHMGEETARVCLEDFCKCVFEFYAAEYLRRPTPDDIQRLLSKHEELHGFTGMLGSIDCMHWPWKNCPKSWQGQYTRGDKGRPTIMLEAVASYDLWIWHAYFGVAGSNNDINVLNQSSLFREIIEDTVPDTSFTVNGTKYKKAYYLADGIYPEWSMFVKSFSCPQDEKRKKFKKYQESARKDVERAFGVLQGQWEILQAPAKAMSVNKIRRTMYACVILHNMIVEDSGNAITSYEEDFINEPRNLPRRTFEERLKVHDRTIKELRDRHVHHSLCHDLVEHIWSLP, from the exons ATGATAGATTATTTCATTGAAGACTCAACGTTTGCGCCACACACCATTTTAGCGGCGTTTTCGAATGAGAAAGAGCTGTTCATGCGCATCATTCGCGATATACAAAGCTACTCTTTGTCTCCAAAACCAAGACATTTTACCCGAATGGAAGACTTACGTGTCAATGCAAGAAAAAGGGTTGGTTTTAGTACCATCCATAAATGTGTATCTGCCATACGACAACTGACGTATAGCAAATCTCCGGACTCACTTGATGAATATTTGCATATGGGGGAGGAAACAGCTAGAGTATGTCTAGAAGATTTTTGTAAGtgtgtttttgagttttatgCAGCCGAGTATTTGCGAAGACCCACGCCTGATGACATACAACGTTTGCTAAGCAAACACGAAGAACTTCATGGGTTTACGGGGATGTTAGGAAGCATCGATTGTATGCATTGGCCATGGAAAAATTGTCCAAAATCATGGCAAGGGCAATACACTCGTGGTGATAAAGGACGTCCAACcatcatgcttgaagcggttgcGTCTTATGATTTATGGATATGGCATGCATATTTTGGCGTTGCAGGATCTAACAACGACATAAACGTCCTGAATCAGTCAAGTTTGTTTag ggAAATAATTGAGGATACGGTTCCCGACACTTCATTTACCGTTAACGGGACCAAATATAAGAAGGCGTACTACCTTGCTGATGGCATTTATCCAGAGTGGTCTATGTTTGTAAAGTCGTTCTCATGCCCGCAAGACGAGAAAAGGAAGAAGTTTAAAAAGTACCAAGAAAGTGCTCGAAAAGATGTTGAGCGGGCATTCGGAGTTCTTCAAGGTCAATGGGAGATACTTCAGGCACCGGCAAAAGCTATGAGTGTTAATAAGATTCGCCGAACCATGTATGCGTGTGTTATATTGCATAACATGATTGTTGAGGATTCGGGAAATGCCATAACCTCTTACGAAGAGGATTTCATTAACGAGCCACGTAACTTACCACGAAGAACATTCGAGGAGAGGTTAAAGGTGCATGACCGGACCATCAAGGAACTTCGAGACCGACACGTCCACCATTCTCTATGTCATGATCTCGTCGAGCATATTTGGAGTCTTCCTTAA